A section of the Jaculus jaculus isolate mJacJac1 chromosome 6, mJacJac1.mat.Y.cur, whole genome shotgun sequence genome encodes:
- the Pmm1 gene encoding phosphomannomutase 1 isoform X2, with the protein MAVSAEGARRKERILCLFDVDGTLTPARQKIDPEDLDTYSFFLPWLLHGPQVIEKFDYVFAENGTVQYKHGRLLSKQTIQNHLGEELLQDLINFCLSYMAVLRLPKKRGTFIEFRNGMLNISPIGRSCTLEERIEFSELDKKEKIREKFVEALKTEFAGKGLRFSRGGMISFDVFPEGWDKRYCLDSLDQDSFDIIHFFGNETSPGGNDFEIYADPRTVGHSVVSPQDTVQRCRELFFPETAHEA; encoded by the exons ATGGCTGTCAGCGCCGAGGGCGCCCGCAGGAAGGAGCGCATCCTCTGCCTGTTTGACGTGGACGGGACCCTCACGCCGGCTCGCCAG AAAATCGACCCTGAG GACCTGGacacatactctttctttctcccctggcTTCTCCACGGTCCCCAAGTTATCGAAAAGTTTGATTACGTATTTGCTGAGAACGGGACAGTACAGTACAAGCATGGACGGCTGCTCTCCAAGCAG ACCATCCAGAACCACCTGGGCGAGGAGCTGCTGCAAGACCTGATCAACTTCTGCCTCAGCTACATGGCCGTGCTCAGACTGCCCAAGAAGCG CGGCACGTTCATCGAGTTCCGGAATGGCATGCTGAACATCTCACCCATCGGCCGCAGCTGCACCCTGGAGGAGCGGATCGAGTTCTCTGAACTGGACAAG AAGGAGAAGATCCGAGAGAAGTTTGTGGAAGCCCTGAAGACAGAGTTTGCTGGCAAGGGGCTGAGGTTCTCCCGAG GAGGCATGATCAGCTTCGATGTCTTCCCTGAGGGTTGGGACAAGCGCTACTGCCTGGACAGCCTGGATCAGGACAGCTTCGACATCATCCATTTCTTCGGGAATGAGACCAGTCCT GGTGGTAATGACTTTGAGATCTATGCTGACCCCCGGACCGTCGGCCACAGCGTGGTCTCCCCTCAGGACACAGTGCAGCGGTGCCGAGAGCTTTTTTTCCCAGAGACAGCCCATGAGGCGTGA
- the Csdc2 gene encoding cold shock domain-containing protein C2, with product MTSEPTSPPVVPPLHSPKSPVWPTFPFHREGSRVWERGGISPRDLPSPLPTKRTRTYSATARASAGPVFKGVCKQFSRSQGHGFITPENGSEDIFVHVSDIEGEYVPVEGDEVTYKMCPIPPKNQKFQAVEVVLTQLAPHTPHETWSGQIVGS from the exons ATGACGTCAGAGCCAACATCCCCTCCAGTGGTGCCACCCCTGCACTCCCCCAAATCTCCTGTTtggcccactttccccttccacAGGGAGGGCAGCAGAGTCTGGGAAAGGGGTGGCATTTCTCCTCGGGACCTGCCCAGCCCTCTGCCTACCAAACGGACCAGGACTTATTCAGC GACAGCCCGAGCCTCAGCTGGTCCTGTGTTCAAGGGCGTCTGTAAGCAGTTCTCACGCTCACAGGGCCACGGCTTCATCACTCCCGAGAATGGCTCTGAGGACATCTTCGTGCACGTATCCGA CATCGAAGGAGAGTATGTGCCAGTGGAAGGCGACGAGGTGACCTACAAGATGTGCCCCATCCCGCCCAAGAACCAGAAGTTCCAGGCCGTGGAGGTGGTGCTCACCCAGCTGGCCCCCCATACGCCCCACGAGACGTGGTCCGGCCAGATTGTGGGGTCCTAG
- the Pmm1 gene encoding phosphomannomutase 1 isoform X1 produces the protein MAVSAEGARRKERILCLFDVDGTLTPARQKIDPEVSAFLQKLRSRVQIGVVGGSDYSKIAEQLGDGDEVIEKFDYVFAENGTVQYKHGRLLSKQTIQNHLGEELLQDLINFCLSYMAVLRLPKKRGTFIEFRNGMLNISPIGRSCTLEERIEFSELDKKEKIREKFVEALKTEFAGKGLRFSRGGMISFDVFPEGWDKRYCLDSLDQDSFDIIHFFGNETSPGGNDFEIYADPRTVGHSVVSPQDTVQRCRELFFPETAHEA, from the exons ATGGCTGTCAGCGCCGAGGGCGCCCGCAGGAAGGAGCGCATCCTCTGCCTGTTTGACGTGGACGGGACCCTCACGCCGGCTCGCCAG AAAATCGACCCTGAGGTATCCGCCTTCCTACAGAAGCTTCGAAGCAGGGTGCAGATAGGGGTGGTGGGCGGCTCTGACTACTCGAAgattgctgagcagctgggggaTGGGGATGAAG TTATCGAAAAGTTTGATTACGTATTTGCTGAGAACGGGACAGTACAGTACAAGCATGGACGGCTGCTCTCCAAGCAG ACCATCCAGAACCACCTGGGCGAGGAGCTGCTGCAAGACCTGATCAACTTCTGCCTCAGCTACATGGCCGTGCTCAGACTGCCCAAGAAGCG CGGCACGTTCATCGAGTTCCGGAATGGCATGCTGAACATCTCACCCATCGGCCGCAGCTGCACCCTGGAGGAGCGGATCGAGTTCTCTGAACTGGACAAG AAGGAGAAGATCCGAGAGAAGTTTGTGGAAGCCCTGAAGACAGAGTTTGCTGGCAAGGGGCTGAGGTTCTCCCGAG GAGGCATGATCAGCTTCGATGTCTTCCCTGAGGGTTGGGACAAGCGCTACTGCCTGGACAGCCTGGATCAGGACAGCTTCGACATCATCCATTTCTTCGGGAATGAGACCAGTCCT GGTGGTAATGACTTTGAGATCTATGCTGACCCCCGGACCGTCGGCCACAGCGTGGTCTCCCCTCAGGACACAGTGCAGCGGTGCCGAGAGCTTTTTTTCCCAGAGACAGCCCATGAGGCGTGA